One stretch of Clostridia bacterium DNA includes these proteins:
- a CDS encoding helix-turn-helix transcriptional regulator, whose protein sequence is MEKERVEPLNRTNVGSLPTSLAMALFAIIAVLIGIDIAVDYRSGTMPSHVLAEGFVMALAVVGLVLMWRRFNLVQRQAKQLSVDLEAAQWQAVRFREEAQDALRGLGEAIDRQFTRWSLTPAEREVGLLLLKGLTHKEIATIRSTTETTVRQQALAVYRKSGLRSRTELSAFFLEDLLLPVAQR, encoded by the coding sequence ATGGAAAAAGAGAGAGTTGAACCGCTCAATCGAACGAATGTTGGATCGCTGCCAACGTCATTGGCGATGGCCCTGTTTGCGATCATCGCCGTCCTCATAGGAATTGATATTGCGGTCGATTACCGCTCTGGCACCATGCCGTCCCATGTACTGGCGGAAGGATTTGTAATGGCGCTGGCCGTAGTCGGGTTGGTGCTCATGTGGCGACGGTTCAACTTGGTACAGCGCCAAGCGAAGCAGTTGAGTGTGGATCTCGAAGCGGCACAATGGCAAGCCGTCCGATTCCGGGAAGAGGCGCAGGATGCCCTTAGAGGGCTGGGGGAAGCGATTGATCGGCAGTTTACACGCTGGTCACTCACACCCGCAGAACGAGAAGTCGGCCTTCTGTTGCTGAAGGGCCTCACACATAAGGAAATTGCGACAATTAGATCGACAACCGAGACGACGGTTCGCCAGCAGGCGCTCGCGGTCTACCGAAAGTCGGGCTTGCGAAGCCGCACCGAGCTTTCTGCTTTCTTCCTGGAAGACTTGCTCCTACCGGTTGCGCAGCGGTGA
- a CDS encoding carboxymuconolactone decarboxylase family protein has product MASEEKPAFERINFKERVPGAYQTMLALETYVHQTGLETSLLELVKMRASQINGCAYCLDMHSKDARAAGETEQRLYLLSAWREAPFYSDRERAALAWTEAVTLVNETHAPDEIYELAREQFSEEELVNLTMAIIAINGWNRLEIGFRGVAGTYQVEKQSPAR; this is encoded by the coding sequence GTGGCATCGGAAGAGAAACCGGCGTTTGAGCGCATCAACTTCAAGGAGCGTGTTCCGGGAGCATATCAAACCATGCTCGCGCTGGAAACGTATGTTCACCAGACCGGCTTGGAAACTTCGCTGCTGGAACTCGTGAAGATGCGGGCTTCGCAAATCAACGGCTGCGCATACTGTCTCGACATGCACAGCAAGGATGCGCGTGCAGCAGGCGAAACGGAACAGCGTCTGTATCTATTGTCTGCATGGCGCGAGGCCCCCTTCTACAGTGATCGTGAACGCGCGGCCCTGGCATGGACCGAGGCCGTGACCCTGGTCAACGAAACCCATGCACCGGACGAAATTTATGAACTCGCGCGCGAGCAGTTTTCCGAAGAAGAACTTGTGAATCTAACAATGGCGATCATCGCTATCAATGGGTGGAACCGGCTGGAGATAGGCTTCCGCGGGGTCGCCGGCACGTACCAGGTGGAGAAACAAAGTCCAGCGCGATAG
- a CDS encoding cupin domain-containing protein encodes MDYKFITDLLADAEIPKEGIHSRVLQKDEHVNITLFGFSAGQELSTHSAPTPAVICILNGEADITLGEDVHKAKGGSFVYMPPLLPHAIAAKVPTTMLLVQIKVPRK; translated from the coding sequence ATGGACTACAAGTTTATTACTGACCTTCTGGCGGATGCGGAAATTCCGAAGGAGGGGATCCACAGCCGCGTGTTGCAAAAAGACGAGCATGTGAATATCACCCTGTTTGGATTCTCCGCCGGGCAGGAACTCTCAACGCATTCGGCACCAACGCCTGCAGTCATCTGCATCTTGAACGGTGAAGCAGACATAACGCTTGGGGAGGATGTGCATAAGGCGAAAGGCGGTTCGTTCGTATATATGCCCCCCTTGCTCCCGCACGCTATTGCGGCGAAGGTTCCGACGACCATGCTCCTGGTCCAAATCAAGGTCCCCAGAAAGTAG